The DNA segment CGCTGAGAAGCTCTTGATCGTTATGGGTAACATAGAGAGCTGCGCTGATTGAATTGCTGAGAATCGCCTCTACATCAGCAGTACTTGCGGCAGCCTGCATCGCTGTTATATTCTGCTCAATCGCTGCCTTATCGCCACCGCCAGTTAGGCAGCCGCTCAAAAACACCACCACTGCCAGCAGCAGAACTTGATATGTACGTTTCACCATTCCATCCCCTTTCCCTGGTATAAATGCTTTTAATACTGCAGCTTTAATATTATACGCAGGAACTATCAAAAACTCAGGGGCAAGCGTAATGGTAAAACCTGTTAATTGTTATCAAGAACAAAATCAGCCAGCTTGGCTGGGTTAAAGGTCTGAAAATAGTGGTCTTCCAGTGGAATCCATTCCTCAACAAAGCGTTTCAGCATCCGCTCACCGCTGCGCAGCCGAATGCGCTCAAGCTGTACATTACGACCAACAGTTAGGTAGATCTTGATATCGTAGCTGTCAATTAAAGCAGGGTGCATGCTGTATACACCCTCGACAATATTCAAGCGCCGCGGTAGAACATGGACGTAATCGGTGAGCTGCTCAACCGCGCAGTCATAGATCTGGTACGCAAAAGGCTCACCGCTGCCAATCCAATCCAGCACTTCTGCCTTAAAGCGTTCATAATCGATATTACCGCCAGGCTCCTGAAGCCTTGCTTTTGTTCGCTGTTCAGGACGGAGAAAAAAATCATCCATGTGAAAGACATTAGCATCAAAATGCTGCCGTAGTTTCTCCGCCAACACGGTTTTACCTGATCCGCTCGGTCCATCAATAGCCGCGATCACCAGCCGATTATGCTCCAAACACTGTTCCAGCTGCTGAACCAGCTCTTTATAGCGTTTGCTCATCGTTCTTAAAATCTCCTAAAAACCCGCGCTCTTTTCAGCGCTGCTAAAATTGCCGGAACCAAGATCAACTGAACAATTATACCGGGCAGCGCTGTGACAAAAGCGCCGGCAATAAAAGTCTGAAAAGAATACGCCCACTCCGCCATACCGAACAAAACAGCATTGGCAATACCCATTACTAATCTGCCGCCCACCATTGCGATCACTAAAGCAGCAAACATATTCAACCGCTGCGCCAGCAGCCCCGTTAAGAGGCCATATGCGGCAAGCTCAAAGGCCATACCCAAGCCAACTGGAAAGAGCGGCGGCATACCCGGGGTAATTACGCCAGCAGTCAGCAGTGGTACAAGAAAGCCGATGGCGGCGCCATATTTCCAGCCGAGGATAAACCCGGCCAGCAGTACGGGAATGTGCATCGGCAGAAATACCTGTCCCGCTAAGCCAAAGGAATGGAAAACAGTTGGTAAAACTAGTCCTATTGCCAGGAGCAGTGCTCCTAACACTAATCTTGTTTGTGCGTTGATTTTAAACATGGTGCCCTCCCATTGCATTGGTTTTAAACTCTGATGCTCTTCCATTTACCGGAATTATAGCGCAGCAAAACTAGCGTAGAACGCAGGACCTGATCCGCTACCAGAGCAATCCAAGCTCCCATCAATCCCCAGCCGAGAAAGTTGATGCTGACGATTGCCAGGGTTGGACGAACCAGCAGTACAGTCAGGAACGTGATTATCGCGGTTGCCCGTGTATCTCCAGCGCCTCTTAACGCACCGGCCAGAATAAACTGCGATGACTGGAACGGCTGGACCAAAGCAACCAGCTGCAGGATCTGCGCTCCCATCGCAATTACTTCTGCCTCATTTGTATACAAAGATACAATCGATCTGCCCAAGAAAAAGAAGGTTAGTCCCAGCACTATCGATACGCTCATGCCTAACTGGCGCGTGCGCCGAGCATATGCTTGGGCCATATCCGGACGTTTCTTACCCAGGCTCTGGCCGACCAGCGAGGTGGCTGACACCGCAAAGGCTTGGCCATTCATGAAAGACATTGCCTGAATATTCATCCCAATTTGGTGGGTTGCATAGGCCACAGTTCCTAAACTGGCTACGGTTTTGACGTAGATAATCATACCAGCGCGCATCACCAGCTGCTCAATCATGGCAGGAATACCGATGTTGATAATTCCTTTAATCGCCTCAAAGTGAGGCCTAAATCCTTCCCGCAGCTGCAGATGGATATAGTGCTTGCCCCGGAGAACAACAGCTAAAGCCATAATGAAAGCAGCAGTTTGGCCAATTACCGTAGCCAGTGATGCTCCCGCCACTTCCAATCTTGGGAATCCGAAATGCCCAAAGATGAGGCAGTAATTGAATACAACATTAACCAAATTTGCAATTAGGTTATAGGTCATCGCTATGCGAGAATTGCCCACTCCCCTGAGGGCAGCTGTAAAAGTACTGGTTAGGGCGAAAACCACCATACCTACCATTTGAATTTGCAGATAAATTGTTCCACCAGCTAAAGTCTGCTCATCGACCGCTCCCATGAACTTAATCAGGGGCTCAGCATATATAAAGCCGAGCACCGAAGCTGCTGCGGATAACACCGCCGTCAGCAGGATCGCCTGACGGAGAATCAAGTTGGCGCGCTTCTGATCGCCAGCTCCCTTCGCCCTAGCAATTAGAGCGGTGGCACCCACATTCATCGCCATAAACATGGTGCCCATCAGGAACTTCGGCTGATTTGTTAAACCAACTGCTGCAATTGCCCACGGGCCCAACTGCCCTACCATCATCATGTCAACCATGGAGGTAAGCTGGGTTAAGGTAAACTCAATAAACGATGGCCAAGCGATTCGCACTACATCGCGGTACAGCAGTTTGGAACTCACTCCGGGAGGCAGATCTTTTGTAACCCGACCGTCCCGGCCGAAACTGCCGGAATCATCGCCGCGTTCCACAAGGTCCAAGGCTAACTTAACTTCTTTTTTAGCTTTTTTCTCTGTTTCGATCTCTGTCGGGATTTTAACCTCCTCATATTCCGTTTCTTGATGATTAACCTTCATTCTATTCAGATCCTTTATTAATAATATTTGATATAACTTCACATAAAATATGATATCATTTGCAGGTTTTAAAGTCTACTTGAACAGCCGCTCTTTTAAATTTAACAAAGGAAGCAGTAAAAATCAATTTTTATTGGAACGCCGCCCCAACGCACTCTTTTTTATACCTGTAAAGTTTCCACCAAATCTAATCTTCCTGCTTCGGCAGCCTGCAAAACAGAACCTACAGCGCCATTAACCATCTCCGCAGTAATCGGAATCGGCATATTCTGCAGTTTCATCTCTAACTGCGGATCTTGTGCAGCCATAAGAGCCCGCTTGCGGTGCTCCCTGGTGTAGTTCGGCAGCTGGTTAAGGGCTGTTGGCGCTCCAATACTCCGCATAAACTCCTGCATACCCGCCCCTACTGCCAAGGCCAGCTCCCGCCCTGATAAAGCATCCAGTTCTTGACGGATAAAACCGTACATGGAATAGATTATACCCAAGAGACGCAGCTGAGGCTCCACAGCTTCCGCAAATAAAACAGCATAATATGGATTGAGCAGTCCACATGCTCGTCCATGGCTGGCAATATCCACCAGCGAAAAGCTGTTTAAATGCGCTCCATTCGTACCGCCGATCATGATAGCAAACCCGCCTAAATCTGTGCCTAGACCCACCGCGGTTCTGCCCTCACTATCATTTGGATGCATAATAACTTGGGGAGCAAATTCGAGCAGAAGCGGCAGACCCACCGTAATTAATCGCTCCACCAGCGGATACTGATCTTCATTCACACCTATAAACACCTCAGTAAGATGACTGATGCCATCAAGTATACCATCAATCGTAACATCGCGGCTGACGGAAGCGGTCACCCCATAATCAAAGACAGCTCTGACCGGAACCAGAGCCTGATCGACAATCAGCTTCTTCTGTCCGGTTTGAGTATCCGTAATATTGGAGTACTTAGTTAAATGCGCCCCCGAGCTGGCTGCGGTTGCCACAGCAATAATCGGAGGCAACTGAGCTGTATGCTGCTTAAGGGCTGCGCTTACCAAGCCGGTGCCGAAAAAGCGCTCGACATCTCCGCCTAAAACAGCCAGCGCCGCCGCAGCTTTTACTGCGTCAATCGTACTGCCTCCGCCAACTGCCACAAGCACATCAGGTTGAGTATCCCTAATCTCATCCGCAATCCGGTAAACATCCTGCGCAGGAGTGTTCGGCTGCGCACCAGGGACAGCTTTGATTACATCAATACCATGGTGGTTAAGGGATTGGATAACCTCCTCAACCACAACCCTGGTTTTACCGGTATTCCCTACCACCAGCGCGCTCTTGCCCAGCTGGGACGTGTACACGCCGACTTGATCCAGCGCTCCACTCCCAAAAGCATAGGTAGTACCTCGGAAGTTTTTGAGCAGTTCCTGCGCTGCTAGAATTAACTCGTCACCCATCAAATCCCCCCTGCTGTTACCCTTCTCGCCTCTATCACTACAAGCCATAAATTATCAGGTAGTTTCGTCATGTCTGAACAAAGTCCTGCTTTAACTCTGTTCATTTGACGATAACGATAATCATTATTGACAAGATTGCTGGAATCGACTATAATTTGTTTATCAAGTAAAAAGTTGGAGGTAGATACATATGGCAGTTAATCGAATGGTGGGGAAAGCAGCTCCTGAATTCGAGCTTGAGGCGGTTCTTCCCAATAAGGAGTTTGGACGCGTCAGCCTCGCAGAAAACATGAAAAATGGCAAATGGACAGTACTCTTCTTCTATCCGATGGACTTCACCTTTGTATGCCCAACCGAGATCACCGCGTTCAGCGACCGCTACAATGACTTTAAATCCCTCAACGCAGAAGTTATCGGCGTATCTACAGACACCATTTATACCCACCGCGCTTGGATCAACACTCCTCGATCCGAAAATGGTTTAGGGACACTCAACTACCCTCTCGCGGCCGACACAAACCACAAAGCGTCCCGCGCATACGGCGTCCTGATTGAAGAAGAAGGAATTGCACTCCGTGGATTATTCATTATTAATCCTGATGGCGAATTGGTCTACTCCGTAGTGCATCACAACAATATCGGGCGCAATGTAGACGAAACCTTAAGAGTGCTCCAAGCACTGCAGGCTGGCGGCTTATGCCCAGCTAACTGGCAGCCCGGACAAGCTCTGCTGTAGTATAATATAATTAAGTATACCAAGGCACACCCGAGCCTTGGTATTTTTATACATTGCCCAAATAAACATGTTCCAGTTCACTGCGGGCAGTTTCAGCCAGACGCTTTAAACGCATAACATCGGTGGGATTGCGATCGGCGTATTTATGCCGGGGGAAAAAACGGCTCAGATGCAGCGGAATGTCGCGGCGAATGCTTGCCAGCCACCGAGCCAGCTCCCTTATTTCCTCTTCGCTGTCATTTTCTCCGGGTATAATTAAGGTCGTAACCTCCAGATGGGTCTGTCCGGCGGCAAGCTCAATCGACGCTTTTACCGTCTCCAAATCACCGCCAATTTTTTGGTAAAACTGATCATTAAATGCTTTCAAATCAAAATTAACCGCATCAATCAGGGGCAGCAGTTCTGCCAAGGGTTCACGGCAGCAAAAACCATTGCTTACCAGCACATTTTTTAAACCCCGCTTTTTAGCCAGAACTGAGCAGTCATACACATATTCGTACCCAACCAGAGGCTCATTATAGGTGTAGGCTAGGCCGATATTGCCTCTGTTCTTTAATGTCTCCGCCAGCTCTACTGCGTGTTCCGGAGCTAGGCTTTGCACCTGAGTTTGTTCTCTGCTTACCGCAGCTATCTCGAAATTTTGGCAAAACGGACAGTGGAGATTACAGCCGAAGCTGCCCAGCGACAGAATCATGCTGCTGGGATAAAAATGGTACAGGGGCTTTTTCTCGATCGGATCTAAGGCAGCAGCAGTTACTAAGCCGTAATTTACCGCCGTAACTTTACCATCGACATTGCCGCGGGCGCGGCATAAGCCTATCTGGCCCGGAGCCAGAGCGCAGTGGTGAGGACAGATCGAACAAGTTATCCTGCTCACTGATGCCGCACCACCTCAAAACGAGCAATCTGATACTGCTCATTGGGAGCGATTCCCGCTTTCTGCAGCGCGATGCCCAGCTGCTGCGCCACTGTATCCACACCGTCGAGGTTTGGCAGCAGCAGTCCCCGCCTGCCTCCTGAACTTACTATTACACCATAGCGCTTAGGATCTAATTCCGCCGGAGAAGATACTGGTTCTTCCTCACCCAACACATCAACGCTGTACTCAAGATAAGGAAGTTCATCGACGCGCACCGGAGGGAAACGCGGATCTTCTCTACCAGCGCTGACCGCGTTGCGGATTATTTCATCAGCAACGCATGCTGCTGCCGGCTTGATTGTGCCGATACAGCCCCGCAGCTGACCACCGATATGCAGTGACACAAACACTCCTGCCCTGCTCCTTACTAACTCAGAACTGAGTCCCTCAGGACGAGGCAGGATGCTGCGGTGCTTTACATAATGCTCCAAAGACATGCGGGCTAACCGCACATATTCATCTTCACCTTCACTGTCAACACGCAGAATCTGATCGAATCTGCGCTGCGGATCTCTGCCCACAACCTGATAAGCAGCCACAGCGTAGCCCACCCCATAAGGTCCTTCATAGGACAGCAGCTGAGGCTCAACTGCCAGTCCATCCAAAGCTCCCGCTAGAATAATAAACGACCGCAGACCGCACTCAGCGGCATCCCGGCAGAATCGTTCGTCAAACTTAAGAAACTCACCAAAGTTTCCGGTCTGCATCGCTTCTGTAACCTGCTTGTCAAAGCAGGGACCTTCTTCAGTAAATCCGTAAGGACCATCATGGGTAAGTTTATGGGATAAATCGCCGCTGGCCACAACCACAACCCGCCGTTTCAGATCGGCAGCTGCCTGGGCAATCAACTTGCCAAACTGGTAGTGA comes from the Bacillota bacterium genome and includes:
- a CDS encoding phosphoribulokinase, translated to MSKRYKELVQQLEQCLEHNRLVIAAIDGPSGSGKTVLAEKLRQHFDANVFHMDDFFLRPEQRTKARLQEPGGNIDYERFKAEVLDWIGSGEPFAYQIYDCAVEQLTDYVHVLPRRLNIVEGVYSMHPALIDSYDIKIYLTVGRNVQLERIRLRSGERMLKRFVEEWIPLEDHYFQTFNPAKLADFVLDNN
- a CDS encoding MATE family efflux transporter, coding for MKVNHQETEYEEVKIPTEIETEKKAKKEVKLALDLVERGDDSGSFGRDGRVTKDLPPGVSSKLLYRDVVRIAWPSFIEFTLTQLTSMVDMMMVGQLGPWAIAAVGLTNQPKFLMGTMFMAMNVGATALIARAKGAGDQKRANLILRQAILLTAVLSAAASVLGFIYAEPLIKFMGAVDEQTLAGGTIYLQIQMVGMVVFALTSTFTAALRGVGNSRIAMTYNLIANLVNVVFNYCLIFGHFGFPRLEVAGASLATVIGQTAAFIMALAVVLRGKHYIHLQLREGFRPHFEAIKGIINIGIPAMIEQLVMRAGMIIYVKTVASLGTVAYATHQIGMNIQAMSFMNGQAFAVSATSLVGQSLGKKRPDMAQAYARRTRQLGMSVSIVLGLTFFFLGRSIVSLYTNEAEVIAMGAQILQLVALVQPFQSSQFILAGALRGAGDTRATAIITFLTVLLVRPTLAIVSINFLGWGLMGAWIALVADQVLRSTLVLLRYNSGKWKSIRV
- the amrS gene encoding AmmeMemoRadiSam system radical SAM enzyme: MSRITCSICPHHCALAPGQIGLCRARGNVDGKVTAVNYGLVTAAALDPIEKKPLYHFYPSSMILSLGSFGCNLHCPFCQNFEIAAVSREQTQVQSLAPEHAVELAETLKNRGNIGLAYTYNEPLVGYEYVYDCSVLAKKRGLKNVLVSNGFCCREPLAELLPLIDAVNFDLKAFNDQFYQKIGGDLETVKASIELAAGQTHLEVTTLIIPGENDSEEEIRELARWLASIRRDIPLHLSRFFPRHKYADRNPTDVMRLKRLAETARSELEHVYLGNV
- a CDS encoding ECF transporter S component, producing MFKINAQTRLVLGALLLAIGLVLPTVFHSFGLAGQVFLPMHIPVLLAGFILGWKYGAAIGFLVPLLTAGVITPGMPPLFPVGLGMAFELAAYGLLTGLLAQRLNMFAALVIAMVGGRLVMGIANAVLFGMAEWAYSFQTFIAGAFVTALPGIIVQLILVPAILAALKRARVFRRF
- a CDS encoding iron-containing alcohol dehydrogenase; its protein translation is MGDELILAAQELLKNFRGTTYAFGSGALDQVGVYTSQLGKSALVVGNTGKTRVVVEEVIQSLNHHGIDVIKAVPGAQPNTPAQDVYRIADEIRDTQPDVLVAVGGGSTIDAVKAAAALAVLGGDVERFFGTGLVSAALKQHTAQLPPIIAVATAASSGAHLTKYSNITDTQTGQKKLIVDQALVPVRAVFDYGVTASVSRDVTIDGILDGISHLTEVFIGVNEDQYPLVERLITVGLPLLLEFAPQVIMHPNDSEGRTAVGLGTDLGGFAIMIGGTNGAHLNSFSLVDIASHGRACGLLNPYYAVLFAEAVEPQLRLLGIIYSMYGFIRQELDALSGRELALAVGAGMQEFMRSIGAPTALNQLPNYTREHRKRALMAAQDPQLEMKLQNMPIPITAEMVNGAVGSVLQAAEAGRLDLVETLQV
- the amrA gene encoding AmmeMemoRadiSam system protein A — its product is MALLGGFIVPHPPLIIPEIGRGQEKAVQSTISAFHMAAQMIAELKPDTIVITTPHSVLYADYLHISPGSGASGDFGRFGHPEVHLDAAYDREFVEHLVSLCETKEISAGTMGERDPRLDHGSMIPLYFIDQYYHNYKIVRISISGLPFLTHYQFGKLIAQAAADLKRRVVVVASGDLSHKLTHDGPYGFTEEGPCFDKQVTEAMQTGNFGEFLKFDERFCRDAAECGLRSFIILAGALDGLAVEPQLLSYEGPYGVGYAVAAYQVVGRDPQRRFDQILRVDSEGEDEYVRLARMSLEHYVKHRSILPRPEGLSSELVRSRAGVFVSLHIGGQLRGCIGTIKPAAACVADEIIRNAVSAGREDPRFPPVRVDELPYLEYSVDVLGEEEPVSSPAELDPKRYGVIVSSGGRRGLLLPNLDGVDTVAQQLGIALQKAGIAPNEQYQIARFEVVRHQ
- a CDS encoding peroxiredoxin, with the protein product MAVNRMVGKAAPEFELEAVLPNKEFGRVSLAENMKNGKWTVLFFYPMDFTFVCPTEITAFSDRYNDFKSLNAEVIGVSTDTIYTHRAWINTPRSENGLGTLNYPLAADTNHKASRAYGVLIEEEGIALRGLFIINPDGELVYSVVHHNNIGRNVDETLRVLQALQAGGLCPANWQPGQALL